CCGCTCGGGCTATTCCCTGCGCGACGTGCTCGAAATCGTGGACGGGCTGGAATTCAATACCCAAGAGGCCAAGCACGAACTGTCTGACCTCTACGAGTCCCGCATCAAACGCATGGGCAACGCGGGGCGCAACGGGGGCGAATACTACACGCCGCGCCCGCTGATCCGCGCCATGCTCAAGGTGATCGATCCCAAGATTGGCGAGACGGTCTATGACGGGGCCTGCGGCTCTGCGGGGTTCTTGGTTGAGGCTTACACCCACATGCTGACACCTGAAATTTCCGCGACCGACTTCAACACGCTCCAGACCAAGACCTTCTACGGGCAGGAAAAGAAATCGCTCGCCTATATCATCGCCATCATGAACATGATCCTGCACGGGATCACCGCCCCCAATATCCGGCGCACCAATACGCTGAACGAAAACGTCATGGATATTCAGGAAAAGGACCGGCACGACGTGATCCTTGCCAATCCGCCGTTCGGGTCAGGGGAACGGGCCGAGGTTCAACAGAACTTTCCGATCAAATCGGGCGAGATGGGGTATCTGTTCATCCAGCACTTTATCCGGAAACTCAAGGCTGGCGGGCGGGCCGCTGTGGTGATCAAGAACACGTTTCTATCCAATGGAGACGCGGCGGCGTTACGGCGTGAATTGTTGGAGACCTGCGACCTGCACACGGTGCTGGACTGCCCCGCCAAGGTGTTCCAAGGGGCGGGGGTGAAAACCGTCGTGCTGTTCTTTGAGAAAGGGCGCAAGACGCATAAAACGTGGTACTACGCGCTGGACCCGGAACGGTCCTTGGGCAAATCATCCCCCCTGCGCGATGATGAACTGGCCGAGTTTGTGGAGCTGCAAAAGACGCGAGGTGACAGCCCCAAAAGCTGGACAGTGCAGCGCGGGGATATTGATGCGGAGACGTTTGACATGTCCGTCAAGAACCCCAACGCGCCAGAGGAAGCCCCCCTACGCGAACCGGTGGAGATTATTGAGGACATGCTGGCGCGGGATGCGGAGACCGCCAAGATCTTGGAAGAGATCAGGGGAATGCTGTGAAGGCGGGCTGGGAGGTTAAGCCGCTTGGGGAAGTTCTTGAGGTGCAGAACGGTTATGCCTTTGCCTCAAAACAGTTTTCCGAAAGTGAAGGCACGCCGATCATCAGGATTCGCGATATTACGGCGGGAACAACCACTAAGCGTTTTGTTGGGCCCTTTAACGAGGACTACGTCGTTAAGAACGGTGACTATTTGATCGGGATGGACGGTGAGTTTCGTTGCAATCAATGGCAGGGCGATGACGCGCTACTGAACCAGCGGGTTTGTCGCCTTCGCGAATTTTCCGACGCGCTGCTTCCCCGCTATCTTTATTATGGGGTCAATAAATATCTGAAGGACATTGAAGACGTCACTTCATTCACCACCGTGAAGCACTTGTCCTCTAAGTCCATCAAGGCAATTGAATTTCCAATCCCACCCCTCGAAGAGCAAAAGCGGATTGTGGCGGTTTTGGATGCGGCGTTTGAGGGGCTGACCCGCGCCAAAGAAAACGCCGAAGCCAACCTCCAAAACGCGCGGGAGTTGTTTGAGGCAACTGTAACTGCGTTACTTTCAAATCCGTCTGGTGAATGGGAGCGAGCCAAACTTACCGAATACTGCGAGAAAATCACTGTTGGTCACGTCGGGCCAATGGCTTCCAAGTATGTCGATCAAGGCGTGCCGTTTTTGAGATCACAGAACGTCAGACCGTACAGAATTGACTTGGAAAATGTGAAGTACATTGATCAAGGTTTTCATGGAGAGTTGGCCAAGTCTAAGCTTTCTCCCGGAGATGTGGCCATCGTGCGTACCGGTTATCCGGGTACAAGTGCGGTTAT
The sequence above is drawn from the Cognatiyoonia koreensis genome and encodes:
- a CDS encoding N-6 DNA methylase, producing the protein MFENAFNSIDRELRNEEGLASELDYAEQTSWILFLKYLDDIEQERQDEAELAGEDYAPTLPTPMRWKTWASAKNDDGTDRKDVLTGEDLITFVNQTLFPTLKKYREDATSPDTIEYKIGEIFSEITNKFRSGYSLRDVLEIVDGLEFNTQEAKHELSDLYESRIKRMGNAGRNGGEYYTPRPLIRAMLKVIDPKIGETVYDGACGSAGFLVEAYTHMLTPEISATDFNTLQTKTFYGQEKKSLAYIIAIMNMILHGITAPNIRRTNTLNENVMDIQEKDRHDVILANPPFGSGERAEVQQNFPIKSGEMGYLFIQHFIRKLKAGGRAAVVIKNTFLSNGDAAALRRELLETCDLHTVLDCPAKVFQGAGVKTVVLFFEKGRKTHKTWYYALDPERSLGKSSPLRDDELAEFVELQKTRGDSPKSWTVQRGDIDAETFDMSVKNPNAPEEAPLREPVEIIEDMLARDAETAKILEEIRGML
- a CDS encoding restriction endonuclease subunit S, whose translation is MKAGWEVKPLGEVLEVQNGYAFASKQFSESEGTPIIRIRDITAGTTTKRFVGPFNEDYVVKNGDYLIGMDGEFRCNQWQGDDALLNQRVCRLREFSDALLPRYLYYGVNKYLKDIEDVTSFTTVKHLSSKSIKAIEFPIPPLEEQKRIVAVLDAAFEGLTRAKENAEANLQNARELFEATVTALLSNPSGEWERAKLTEYCEKITVGHVGPMASKYVDQGVPFLRSQNVRPYRIDLENVKYIDQGFHGELAKSKLSPGDVAIVRTGYPGTSAVIPDDLLDANCADLVIAKTGPKLDAHFLALLLNSDYGKKLVAGAAVGAAQKHFNVGAAKEALFDFPPLFEQRALVEKLEVARSQLSELENFGATKLTDIADLRQSLLQKAFAGELT